In Mustela lutreola isolate mMusLut2 chromosome 1, mMusLut2.pri, whole genome shotgun sequence, one genomic interval encodes:
- the PDLIM2 gene encoding LOW QUALITY PROTEIN: PDZ and LIM domain protein 2 (The sequence of the model RefSeq protein was modified relative to this genomic sequence to represent the inferred CDS: deleted 1 base in 1 codon) codes for MALTVDVAGPGPWGFRITGGRDFHTPIMVTKVTERGKAEAADLRPGDIILAINGESAEGMLHAEAQSKIRQSPSPLRLRLDRSRAASPGQTNGDGSVEVLATRFQGSMRTHTDSQSSLRSSCSSPVSSSPQPGSPFSTLPLSSPHALPGEVMVSRSFQSLAHSPGPTAADRFSYGGRPGNRQASLTRAGDSAVLVLPPSPGPRSSSPRLSVDSEGGSRLLEEDSEVYKMLQENREARLAPRQSSSFRLLQEALEAEERGGTPAFLPSQLSPQSSLPTSRALATPPKLHTCEKCSTSIVNHAVRIQEGRYRHPSCYTCADCGLNLKMRGHFWVGDELYCEKHARQRYSSPTTLSS; via the exons ATGGCCCTGACTGTGGATGTGGCGGGGCCCGGGCCCTGGGGCTTCCGGATCACTGGGGGCAGGGATTTCCACACACCCATCATGGTGACCAAG GTAACTGAGAGGGGCAAGGCTGAGGCTGCTGACCTCCGGCCCGGTGACATTATCCTGGCCATCAACGGGGAGAGTGCTGAGGGTATGCTTCACGCGGAGGCGCAAAGCAAGATCCGCCAGAGCCCCTCACCCCTGCGGCTGCGGCTAGACCG GTCGCGGGCTGCTTCCCCTGGGCAGACCAATGGGGATGGCTCTGTGGAAGTGCTGGCGACTCGCTTCCAG GGCTCCATGAGGACGCACACAGACAGCCAGTCCTCCCTGAGGTCTTCCTGCTCCAGCCCTGtgtcctccagcccccagccaggcagcccctTCTCTACCCTGCCCCTCAGCAGCCCGCACGCCCTCCCTGGAGAGGTTATGGTCAGCCGCAG TTTTCAGAGCCTGGCACACTCCCCGGGACCCACCGCTGCTGACCGCTTCTCCTACGGAGGCCGCCCCGGAAACCGCCAG GCCAGCCTCACCCGAGCTGGCGACTCAGCTGTGCTGGTGCTGCCGCCTTCCCCCGGTCCCCGTTCCTCCAGCCCCAGGCTCAG TGTGGACTCAGAAGGGGGAAGCCGCCTTCTGGAAGAGGACTCAGAAGTCTATAAGATGCTGCAGGAGAATCGTGAGGCGCGGCTCGCCCCCCGGCAGTCCAGCTCCTTTAGGCTCTTGCAGGAAGCCCTGGAGGCTGAGGAGAGAG GTGGCACACCTGCCTTCCTGCCCAGTCAGCTGAGCCCCCAgtcctccctgcccacctccaggGCGCTGGCCACCCCACCCAAGCTCCACACGTGCGAGAAGTGCAGCACCAGCATCGT GAACCACGCTGTCCGCATCCAGGAGGGGCGCTAC CGCCACCCCAGCTGTTACACCTGCGCAGACTGCGGGCTGAACCTGAAGATGCGCGGGCACTTCTGGGTGGGGGACGAGCTGTACTGTGAGAAGCACGCCCGCCAGCGCTACTCCTCACCTACCACCCTCAGCTCCTAG